In the genome of Streptomyces liliifuscus, the window CCATCAGCAGCACGTCGGCGCGGTCGTACCGCAGCCCGAAGACGGTGAGCACCTCGCCCGTGCCAGCCAGCTCGACTTGCGCAGGGGGCCCGCCGGATCCAGGCCGAGGCCGACGGCCATGTCCTCCACGGCGTCGGCCAGTTCCGCCGCCTCCGGCCGGCGCCCGGGACCGGCATCGCGCAGGAAGCACCAGGTGCGGAACAGGAACGCCACGGCCGAGCCGCTCGTAGTGGCGGGGTCGAGGCGCAGCATGACGGTCTCTCCGAGGACTTGCGGGGGAGGGACGTGCCGGGTGATCGCCCGGCACGGCGCGACCGCGGGGGACCTGCTACGCCTCGGACTGCGGCGGCTGCAGGGCTCGGGCGGACATGCGGTGAGTGAGGGCATGCGCGCCGGCGAACGCCGTCCCTGCGCCGAGGGCCAGGTAGTCCACCGCCCTCCCGCGTGGGACGAGTTCGAAACCGTGGCCGTGCAGCAGAACGGTGCAGACAGCGAAAGCTCCCGCCACCAGGGCGGCGTCCAGACCGGCCGCGGCAGCGCTCCACACCCAGCGGGCGCGAGCCGGGGCGGTCTTGCGCGCGTCCCGCCTGCGGAGGGCGGCGCAGGCCCCGCTCCGGGCGAGCCGGCGCGTCTTGACGACAAGGACAGCCAGCGGGACGACGAACAGCCACATGACGGGCTGCTCCATCAGGAAGCCGCAGCCGGCGAGCAGCGCCACCAGCCCGTAGACGGTGTGCAGTGGCTGACAGCGGCGGTGCTGGACGGTGCGGGGACGGAGGTCGTCGGACATGGCTCTCCTCGGCTGAAGACGTTCGGGAAGTCGGCCCGGTGCACGGACCGTGGGACCTGTGGCACTGGCGGGACGGGGCCCACCCGTGCCGCACGGGGACTGTTAGGCGTTCGCGCCGTGCCGGGGCGTCGCCGAGGGGCGGAGGCGGGCGCGGCGCAGCCGGTCGGACCACGGCGCGTCGGCGGGCCCAACGGGGTGCTCAGGGATGGTGATCTCGTAGTGCGGGCAGCTCCCGCGCTTTTCAGTCTCCAGGGCGGCGTGCCGGTGGGAGTTCGGGCACTGCTGCCGCTCGTGCTCTTCCCTCCAGTAGCGGACCGCCAGCGTCCGGCCGGTTCCGCCCTCGCGTGGCTCACTCGGCTGCTGCTCCCGGAAGCGCTCGCCCGCGTCCGGGTCCACCCACCAGTTCTCGACCTGGCCGGAGTCGGAAATGCCCCGCCGCCGTTCGGCATCGCGCTTGCTCGGCTTGAGTTGGTGGACCTGGTGGGCCAGGACCCGAACCGTGGACCGCTTGTGCTGGGTCAGCAGCTCCCACAGGGCCCGCACGTGGCGGAGCATCAGCTCCTGGCCGCCCTGGCGGCCCGATCCGCTCCGGTACCGCTCAGGGTTGTCCGGGTCGCGAAGTCGGGTCTCGGGATCCAGGATCTCACCGGGGCGCGCCAGCAGGGTCTCGTAGGGCGAGAACGGCAGCTTCAGCAGTGACTCGTCGCACGTCAGGGCAGTGACCCAGGTCCAGGGGGCGTCATCGCACGCGGCCTCCACCGGCTCCAGAAGCCGGTCGGGCCGCAGAAGGAACCAGCCTTCCTCCGTCCGGGGCGACCACGGGCCCCACACGTAGCCGACGATGCGTCGCCCGTTGGGCAGAGCGAGGGGGGTGTCCAGGAACAGCATCCCGCGCGAGGCGGGGAGGTGGGCGGGATCGAACGGGGTCGTCTTCTTCTCCGCCCGCCGCACCACGCGGCGTAGCGCCATCTGGCCGAGGGAGTCGCCGATCTGGAAGAGGCGGGCGGAGGAGGCCCGGTCGGCTTCCTGCCGCAGCTGCGTCACCACGGCCGCCTCCAGGCCGTCCGGATGCCCGTAGGGCGCCAGCCGCTCACGTTCCCGCCGGTACACCTCCGCTTTCGCCCGGGCCCAGTCCAGGCTCTGCCTGTGGGCCTCCACGTACCGGCGCCGCCACGTACGGATGTGGTGCTGGTCGGGAGTTTCCCAGGCCGCCTCGTCCGCGCGTGCAAGACTCCGGCCCGGGGTGGTTCCACCGGGGTGCAGCCCCAGCGCGCGGAACCGGCGGACCTCGGCGTCGACGTCGTCAACGACGACGTCCGGCGGGTCAATGATCATCCGCTGGTGCCTGTCGTCCGGATCGAGCGCCCACTCCATGCCCGCGAGCTGGGCCAGCACCGCGCGCAACGTCTGCTCATCGGCGCTTTTCAGGAAGTCAACTACGAGCATCTGCACCGTGTTCGCGTACGCGTCCGCCGCCGCGAAGCGCAGCATGCGCTTGACGAACCCGCCGACCGGGCCGCGCTGGCCGCTGGACAGCGCCAGCATCTGATCCGCGACCCGCTGGTCGCCCAGTGCCGCGTTCGCCAAGTGGTCGTAGATCTGCCGGAAGACGGCCATCTCCTCGTCCTCGGCGAGGACGCTGTCGATGGCGCTCCGTACCCGCGCCGAGGATGCCGGGGAGACTTCCGCCGGGACCGGCGGCCGGACCAACTGACCGGCAGCGGCATGCAGTTCCCGGTACAGCTTCAGCTGGAGCTCGCTGAGGATGAGGAGATCGTTGGGCTTGACCGGGGACCGCTTGGCGGCACGGGCCGCGATGGCCAGAAGCTCGGAATCCGACAACTCGGGCATGTTCGAGTGCATGTCATCCCTACTTGGACGCGGAGGGTTTGGGGAGAGGTCGCGGGTGCTGAGCACCAGGCGATGAAATGACAGTACACATTGGAATATGAATAAGCAACATGGAGAGAGGTGGCCCGGGCCTGGCCGGTGTGATCAGCGAACGTGCGTCCCGGGCTGGCCCTTCCACTCGTTGGGCGCGCAGGTGGCGACGGCCGGCGTCTTCGCGCCGGCGCCGCTGCCCGCTTTCTCGAGCAGGGCGTTCATCTCGGACCGCCCATCCGGCATCAGGCGGTGCTGGATGGGCCGGGCGCGGCGAACGGCGGCGTCGATATGTGGGCGCGGAAGCCGCGTCTAGCGGAGGCGCCGCGAAGCCTCCGCGGCCACGAGGGGACGCCGCGCCGACGGTTCGGCTCGCCGCAGCAGAGCCACCGTGCGGGAGAGCGAGGAACGCGGCACCGTGCGCAGCAGCACGGATGCAACGCCCTCTCGGAAGGAGTAGGTCCCGGGGGGACCGGGGACGGCACGGAGCAGGCCGCTCAGAATCACCTCGGCCAGGTGGCTCGGGCACGGGGTCGTCTCCACCGAGCGGTGCACCTGCTGCATCACCGGCAAGTGGGGGACGCCTGCGGCCAGGTGGCCCGCGAGACGGAACGCTTCGGGGGAGGCGGTGGCGCGGAAGCGGAGGACCAGTTCCTCGGCAGTGAGTCTCGCCGGGGAGGTGGTCTCTTCGGCCGGGAGCGCCTGCGGAATGAAGGCGACCGTCGCCGGGACCTCGGTGCCGCCGGTGCCCAGGAGCGTGAACCAGTTCTCCAGCCAGACGGAGGAGGGTTCCAGAACGGGAACAGGGATGCTGTCCGCTCCCGCGTGGGGTGTGCCGTCGTACGCCGTGAAGGTCAGACCGGAGTTGGCGGATCTGGCGGCCGGGGCGTGGACGCGGCCGGGCGTCCCGGGCAGCGCGGTGCGCCGCCACATGCGCTCGGGCAGTGGCTGTACCACCGCCACCGGTCGCACGCGCGCCCAGCTGCGCAGAGTCTCGTACCAGCGTTCCCCGGCCGGGCCGGGGTACCACTGGGGGCCGGAGCAGTCGCTGAGTACGAGGGTCACCAGCCGGTCGTCCTCGACCTGTCGCCCTCGCACCGTGCCATCGGCCGTGAGCACGGACACCGTCGCACCCTCGAAAGGGCCGTCATGGTCGAGAGACTGGCGCAGCCTCCGCAGCAGCGGCCGCCACATCGACATCGTGGGTCCGGCATCGAAGACGAGCTGGAGGCGGTACGCCGGTCCGGTGTTCGTCCGTATGGTCACGTCGTCTCCTTGGGGCCTCTGTGAGGGGGCGAGGCCCGGACCGGGCGGAGGGAAAGTCGGTCCGGGCCTCGCGGCCCCGGCCGCCGGGGGGAGTGCGGCCAGGGCGAACCGCGGGAAGCGGCTCCTTCGGAATTGGCTTGGACGGGGGCGGTTTCCCGCTTTCATGGAAGTACAGTACACATTGAAAACGAATTACGCAACGGTGATGTGCGCCCCATCCACCGGCGAGTCCGCCCCAAGTCCCGGACACCGGGACGCCGTTGGTTTCACCCCTCCCGGCGACACTGATCGCCGACGATGCCCACGAGCGGTGCGCACTCCCGCGCGCCGGCCCCTGCGGCTGGCTAAGCCAGGCCGTCCTGGGTCTGGCTCTCGATGCGGTGCAGCACGTGGGGGGCGACGAGGTCGGCTCCGCCGTCGTCCCAGCGCACGGCCTGGTAGGCGTACGAGGCGGCGCCCTCCGCCATGCCGAAGGTGCGCCCGGAGCGTTCTGTCCCCCGGGCCCGCATCACCACATGTGTCCCGTCCGCGTAGTAGGTGAGCGCGGGATCGAACATGGTCGCGGGTCGGGTCACGTCCGATGCCAGGGGGCGGGCCCGGATCACGATGTCGGCGACCTTGTCGGCGTCGACCCCCGGAATGTTCATGCGCCGGTCAGGCTCGACCTTCCAGGACAGGCCGGGGAAAAGGCGGGTCACCTGTGCGCGCACCCACTGCCACGCCTCGTCCGAGGCCGCCTCGGTGGGCTCGTTCGCAGAGGAGTGCCAGCCCTCGGCACAGTCCGCGCCCTGCGCGCCGAGGAGGGCCATCACCTCGGCGCGGGTGATCTCGTCCGGGAGCTGGGTGCCGGCCTGCAAGCGGTGGACGTACCGGTGGAAGAGCTGGAAGGCCAGGGTCTCGCCGTCCAGGTGGTGGGCGTAGACGATCCGCAGGACCGTCCCGTGTCCCTCGGAGTCAGGGACCAAGGCGGCGATGGCGGGCGGCGGTGTGGTGTTGATGGCCATGAGAAGGCTCCGTTTCGTGCAGGGGTGAGGGAAGAGCGGCGGCCGGCCGCTGGATGCGGCACGGCCGCCGCGCGGTCAGGAGGGCGGAGTGACCTGCCACGGCCAGAACGGCGGGCGGGTCATGGTGGGGTACAGCACCGGCCGGGCCTTCTGCTCGGATCTCGCCCGCTCGGCGCGCTCTCGTACGGCCTCCTCCAGGAGCCGGGGACGGTTGAGGGCGTCGCCGCAGGAGACGGTCACCTGCCGGCCGAGCCTCCACAGCTGGGCGTTCACGGCGCAGCACGCGGCGTTGAGCGGGTCGAGGTCGTTGAGCCACCAGTGGTAGAGCGCGGGGTCGGTGCCGAAGAACCGCAGCGTGGCGGCAGCTGACCGGGCCATAGTCCCGGTGCCTGCAGCGGGTTCGAGGAACAGGTCACCGGGCTTGCGGTCGGCGGAGAGCACCATGTCGCCCATGAAGTTCGTGACGACGGCCGGGGTGAAGAACTCACCGGTGCTCTGCCGTTCGCTGTAGCTGCGCATCCGGGTGATGAGCAGGCCGAGGACATCGTCGGACTCGGCGCGGGCGGTGTCGGAGCAGTACTCCAGCAGCCCTGCGCGCAGGAGGATCCGGGCGTAGTCGGCCAGGCCGCGGAAGTCGTTGTCGGTGGGGTGGGAGAGCCAGTCGTGGAGCGGGCGGGCGGCCTCCGTCAGGTCCGGGTCGTAGGTCCAGAACGAGTTCCAGCCGGCTCGCAAGGTGTCGACGAGCTGTTCGTCGTCGAGGGGGAGCAGGAGCGGGCCGTAGTCGGGGCCATCCGGCCGTGAGGGCGCGGAGAGGGCGAGGGCGGCTAGGGTGCCGACCGCGATGGCCCGGTCGCTGGAGCCGCCGCGGTTGGATGTCCACCAGGCGTGTGCGGCCTCGGCGATGGCGTGGGCGTGGTCCCGCCCGCTTTCGGGCGCCATGGCGCGGCGCATTCCGGCGGGCGGGATGCCGAACAGGGTCACGTCGCGCTCCCCGGCCCCTGCGCGATGAGGCGGTCGAGCTCGGCGACGAACGGCGGCAGGAGGGTCCGCTTGCGGCCCGGCCGCCGGGAGCCGAAGGGCCGCAGCGTCCCGGCGTGGCCGCTGGGCTGGAAGTCACTGTCGATGATCCAGGTCGGGTCTCCGGGCATCCGGGACAGGCGGTAGGCAGCCTTGTTGAGCAGCGTGCCGTGCTCGAAGAGGAGGAGCTCGGCGTACCACCCGGTGACGGCTCCGGCTTGGCGCTCCTCAAGGACCGGCACGACGCCGGTGTGCTCCAGGGAGTTGTCCTCGTCCGGGACGGTGGTGGTGAACGTCCGGGCGGCGTGCAGCGGGGCCAGAACCCGTTCAGCGGCCTGGTGGGCTTGGGGGTAGCCGATCGGGTCGGCGATCAGGCACCGTGCGGCGAGAGCGAGCGGATCCTGGGTGGCGGAGGCGGGGAGCTCCAGCGGTGCGAGCTCTCGCAACAGCGCCTCGTGACCGAGGGTGGCGAGGTACCAGTGCTGCTGGGCATGGGTGTCC includes:
- a CDS encoding phospholipase D-like domain-containing protein, with translation MHSNMPELSDSELLAIAARAAKRSPVKPNDLLILSELQLKLYRELHAAAGQLVRPPVPAEVSPASSARVRSAIDSVLAEDEEMAVFRQIYDHLANAALGDQRVADQMLALSSGQRGPVGGFVKRMLRFAAADAYANTVQMLVVDFLKSADEQTLRAVLAQLAGMEWALDPDDRHQRMIIDPPDVVVDDVDAEVRRFRALGLHPGGTTPGRSLARADEAAWETPDQHHIRTWRRRYVEAHRQSLDWARAKAEVYRRERERLAPYGHPDGLEAAVVTQLRQEADRASSARLFQIGDSLGQMALRRVVRRAEKKTTPFDPAHLPASRGMLFLDTPLALPNGRRIVGYVWGPWSPRTEEGWFLLRPDRLLEPVEAACDDAPWTWVTALTCDESLLKLPFSPYETLLARPGEILDPETRLRDPDNPERYRSGSGRQGGQELMLRHVRALWELLTQHKRSTVRVLAHQVHQLKPSKRDAERRRGISDSGQVENWWVDPDAGERFREQQPSEPREGGTGRTLAVRYWREEHERQQCPNSHRHAALETEKRGSCPHYEITIPEHPVGPADAPWSDRLRRARLRPSATPRHGANA
- a CDS encoding SAV_2336 N-terminal domain-related protein, with translation MTIRTNTGPAYRLQLVFDAGPTMSMWRPLLRRLRQSLDHDGPFEGATVSVLTADGTVRGRQVEDDRLVTLVLSDCSGPQWYPGPAGERWYETLRSWARVRPVAVVQPLPERMWRRTALPGTPGRVHAPAARSANSGLTFTAYDGTPHAGADSIPVPVLEPSSVWLENWFTLLGTGGTEVPATVAFIPQALPAEETTSPARLTAEELVLRFRATASPEAFRLAGHLAAGVPHLPVMQQVHRSVETTPCPSHLAEVILSGLLRAVPGPPGTYSFREGVASVLLRTVPRSSLSRTVALLRRAEPSARRPLVAAEASRRLR
- a CDS encoding beta/alpha barrel domain-containing protein, with the protein product MAINTTPPPAIAALVPDSEGHGTVLRIVYAHHLDGETLAFQLFHRYVHRLQAGTQLPDEITRAEVMALLGAQGADCAEGWHSSANEPTEAASDEAWQWVRAQVTRLFPGLSWKVEPDRRMNIPGVDADKVADIVIRARPLASDVTRPATMFDPALTYYADGTHVVMRARGTERSGRTFGMAEGAASYAYQAVRWDDGGADLVAPHVLHRIESQTQDGLA
- a CDS encoding N-6 DNA methylase; this encodes MTLFGIPPAGMRRAMAPESGRDHAHAIAEAAHAWWTSNRGGSSDRAIAVGTLAALALSAPSRPDGPDYGPLLLPLDDEQLVDTLRAGWNSFWTYDPDLTEAARPLHDWLSHPTDNDFRGLADYARILLRAGLLEYCSDTARAESDDVLGLLITRMRSYSERQSTGEFFTPAVVTNFMGDMVLSADRKPGDLFLEPAAGTGTMARSAAATLRFFGTDPALYHWWLNDLDPLNAACCAVNAQLWRLGRQVTVSCGDALNRPRLLEEAVRERAERARSEQKARPVLYPTMTRPPFWPWQVTPPS